The sequence below is a genomic window from Clostridia bacterium.
TTGAATTGGTCAAAGCCGCCGTCTTGGCTATCTCTTTGGCCCTCATCATTTTCGGGTGATTGCCCAGAATAGCATTAAAATTAAACTCTGCCCGGTTTCCTTCGATGGAATTGACTAAATGAAAGAGCTGTTCCTGTTCTTCCAGGGTAAGAACGGCGCCTTGGTATGATCCATCCTGCGCAAAGAAACTGTTCCCACCAACACTTAGTTGTATGCGACTGCCCTTCTCCTCCAACACCACTTCCATACTTTCAATGGAACCTTTTTTTACCAACTCCAGGACGGTGCTGAATTCCGGGTGCATATCCAGAAGGGATTTTCCTGTAGCACCTTCTCCTTTGTAATTAAGTAATTCAATACCTTTTGAATTGATCTGAGTGATGTTACCAAAAGCATCAACAGTTACAATCCCTTTCGGAACAGCTTCCAAAGTATTTTTCATCACCGTATTAGCCAGCTTGGCATTTTCCAAGGCCTTTTCGATTTTTAATTGGTTCTCAATGGCCTTAGCTGAAGCCACTACCATACCCAACGTGTGAGGGTTCACGCTTTCACTACTGGCTGACATATTAAGAACCCCTAGGAACTCACCTTCCGGACCAAAAATAGGACATCCGGAGCATGTAATTCCATGTTGAATTGCACAAAAATGCTCTCCGCCGACAACCTGCAATGGTTTTTGTTCTACAATGGCAGTTCCTACCGCATTGGTACCTGCTTCCTTTTCCGTCCAAATGGCCCTTTCCATTAAATTGATGCGACGATGAAACTCCAGTTGTTCTTGATCACCCGTCAAGATAAGAACAATCCCGTCTTTGTCGGTTAAAAAAATGACAAAGCCGCTTCCCTTTACATATCCATACAGCAAATTAATATAAGGCCGGGCAACTCGCATCAAGTGTTCATTCCGGCTCACTACCAGCTTAAATTCCCGCTCGGTAAGTATGTGGGCAATTTGCCGCGAAAAAGGATCAACACTCATTTGGAGACAACGTTTCCATGACTCACGAATAACCGGTCGGATGCAACTATCAATCTCTCCTTGGAAAATAAACTTTTCCCAAGCTTCCACAAAGGCATGATGATCATAGTCCATCGGCAGAGAGTTCTGAAGCATATTTTATTGCCTCCTTGAAAACAAGCGTTTCACGATGTTCAAATTGGCATAAAACTTCGCCAATGGATGCCCCATTTCCTGTACCTTACAATTTTTTACTCGCACAAAATATACGGCGATATTACAGACGGCCGAAAGTGGTTCGCTTTGGCCGTCTGTAATTTACCTTTTAATCTATACCTGCAAACTTTCTCAGACTTTGACCGGGATTTTCAGGTCTGCAGGTCCTTGTTCGGAGAGAATAATACTTGGATCGTTTTCTTCCACCAGTTCTCTGATAATCGCGGCATATTTCACTTTCTTCTTGATCATCATGATATGCTCATCATCGCTAACCCAGGGTTGATACAGGCTGCTGCCGCCACCGGCAGATAACGCCACTCCGGGCTCAATTTTGTAGTATACCGGAGCACAGCACCTGGCCACTTCCGCCGCTTCGTAGAACCTGTTCATGCCGCCGAAGGAAAGAGAAGTGTAGATATAGAAATCCATAGGAATGTCTACCGCTTGTCTAATGCCGGCCATGATGGGCACGGTCATATCAGACGGCACGTTAAAGGAGCTTACTCCCAACTCTTCCACCATCTTGGCCCCCGCCGCGGAACTAATGGAGGCCCAAACAGACAACTTGATGGCGACGTCTTTGGGGAAATTGCCTTGTTCCTGTAGACGTCGAATGATCCACATGACTGATTCGTCAACAATCATAAAACCGCGAATTCCACATTCATACATTCTCATCATATCAGCAATAACTTTCCGCAACTCATCAGAACCTCTCAGGTTCATACCGCATTTTTGCCCTTCGTCGGTAGCAACCTGCCTTCCGACATCCCATCCTAAACGAGGACCGGGAACCGCAATCACTTCCATTTTTTCCTCAGCCGCCATTTGAGCAAAATCTTTCAATTCCTGGCGGTCAAATAAAGTTCCTCCTTGTACAATCGAAACCAACCGGTGTACCGGGACACCGTACTTGTTTTTTTCTTTAATTAATGCCTCAAGCACCTTCGGCCCTTCGATACCACTGATCTCCATCCGGTAATGGGCTCCATCCGGAAAACGCTTGGTGCTAGAAGGCAAATCATAAGCATCACGTCCCGGAATACCGATCTGGCTTAGAAACTTGGAAACATCATCTAACTTCATGAAAATAACCTCCTTGTAGATATAAAATCTTAATGATTGTTCTTACAAAGCTCTTGAGCAAATATCATGCCACCGGCTGCCCATCCCCATTTTGAGGCAAACATACCAGTGGCCATGCTTTAGCTGGAGAGACCACATGATCATCTCCGGCGAGTTCTGTATCAAAATCGTCCACTGCCTGTGCCATGTTAAAACACGAACATTCATATATCCGGAGCTTTCAACTTAATGCCTTCTCCAACAGCTGTACCGGATGCATTACCTGCAAAGGCAGGTTCTCCTTTCTTAGTCCATAGCTGATTTGCATCATACATGCCGGGCAGCAGGTAACAACCGTATCTGCTTTCGTATCTTTGATGTTTTGAATTTTTTGCGCCAGGATCTTTCCGGACAGGTTTTGATGAAAGAATTCATAAGCTCCTGCTCCACCGCAACAACGATTGGAATCTTTCATTTCTACCAGTTCAACACCGGGTACACTGGTGATAACAGTGCGCGGCTCCTCCGTTATCTTCTGTCCCCTTACTAAATGACAAGGCTCATGGTATGTTACCCTGCAATTAACTTGTTTTAAGGGCATGGCTTCCCACGTTTTCTGTTCCGAAACTAATAGTTTGTTTAAGTCAATCACCATACTGCTAAATAGCCGTGCCTTTTCCGCGTAATCAGGATCGCCGGCCAGCAGTTCCCCGTATTCCAACAAGGCACTGCCGCAGGTGGCACAATCGGTGGTAACATACTTTATTTCCTGGTTCAAAAAGTAATCAATATTGAGTTTAGCCAGGCGCTTGGCCTCTTCAAAATCCCCGGCACTTTGATGAGGCCCGCCGCAGCATTGGACTTCCGGAACGACTATGCCAATGTTCAGCTTCTGCAATACCCTAACGGCCGAAGCTGCCACTTGACTGAAGAAATGATTGGTAGCACACCCAACAAAAACTCCTACTTTATACCGAGGCTGAGGCAAATCATGCACCAGTTCATAAAGCATGTCTCGAAAACTCTTGGGAGGGATGACTGGCATTCTCTCCTCCATACCTTTCAACTGCCCCATCAAATTTAAAACTCCGGATTTATTCACCAACCACTTGATGCCACTCTTTTGATAAAAACGCATCACTTTGGTGCCCACCTTGAGATTACGTTTATTGGACAGCCCGGCACGATAAGCCAGCCTATAATAAAGAGGAAATCCTACCTGAGCGCCAGCCTGGCTGCGTGCATACATCATGATTTTGTCTGTTTCTACGGAAGCAGGACAATTAGACACACAGGCCCGGCACAACAGGCAATTCCCGATATACTCATTGACACTTTTATCCCTACCCCAAGCAAATTTCCCTTGCTCCAGGCCTTTGACCAACCAAATTCGTCCCCTGGCCACCGTCCCTTCCCTACCATCGACTTTAAAGGTAGGACAGACCTCTTGACAAAAACCGCATTTGTTACATTTACCTAATTCCTGCTTAATTAACTTGTAGTCCACTGTCTTCAACTCCTAACTCTCATGCTAAATACAGGAACCGGTTGTTTTTAAAGAAACAATTGTCTTTATCCATGCACTTTTTGAGCGTTGAAAAGAGCGGGTGAGGTTTATATTCGCCCCGATCCGGAGTAATAGCTCCCTCAGCTTCCTGCACCAGGTAATCAATGGTGGATTTGATCGAGCTCACGCCGGTAAAAAACAGCTGAAAACTGCCTGCTCCTAAATCAATAAACATTCCCGCTAATTGAACGGCTGCTAACTTGGAAAACTTATCCATCACAAGCGGAAGTTGTTTTTTGCTGAAAGAACCAATCAACTGATCTAGTTGACTTACCTGCCGGTAAGCACCAGTATATTTGCACCAATATTCACTTGTTTCCATGTTTTGTAGATCGAGGCCGTGAACGCGAGCAATTTGATGCAGTTTGTTAAAAAAGTCCTCAATTACCGGTTTGGATCCTTCCATGCTCACAGCCATGACAGCCTTTGGATACCGGCAGCCGTCACAGCCGGAGTCCTGCCCTAAACTATACAAGTGACAAGCCACTAAGGGAGCGCCTATATTTTTCACCTGGTCGAGGATCATGGCTGCTTGAGGAAGCTCTTTTAGGGAAAACAGCAAAGTACACTCTTGCAGCGGGCGGGGTTGCAGCTTGAAAGTGATTTCCGTAATAATTCCCAAGGTGCCGCGGCTGCCATTCAGCACCCGTGAAAAATCGTACCCGCTGACGTTCTTGACGGTTTTCCCGCCTGAACGAATAAGCTCACCGTCCCCATTTACAAAAGCGATCCCCAAAATATAGTCGCCAATGTTACGATAAGCATATTTAAGGTAGCTGTCCTTGTTTTCCGCCACCAGCCCTCCTAGGGTACGGTTATCATCGATGTATTTGGCGGGCAACCACAGGTTGAATTTCTTTAATGTCTCTTGCAATTGACTCAAGGACAACCCCGGCTCCACCGTAACCGTCAGGTTATTGGGGCTGATATCAAGAATCTTGTCCATCTTCGCGACAGAAATAATAACCGTATTCGGGCATTTGTCTTTAAAATGCCTGGCGAGCCTGGTACCGTTGCCGGCGGGGACGATATTATAACCGTTTCCCTTAGCCTCTTGTACCAGTTGCTCGACTTCTTGGGAATTATACGGGTAAAAAATCCGGCTAACTCCCAGGTCTTTCCATTGGGGACATAGTTGCCCCTCTGAGTTGGTTAAATAATCGGTCACACAATCACCCCCTTAAGGCTCGCTCATTTCAAAAATTTTGCCTGGGTTTAGGATCTGTTCAGGATCAAAGGTCAGTTTGAGTCGTTTCATGAAATTTAACTCAGTCGCACTAAATTGCCATGGCATAAATCTAATCTTTTCTAACCCAATCCCATGCTCACCGGTAATGTTACCTCCCAAATCTATAGCAAGCTGCAGGATCTCGTCGCTGGCTTTCTCCGCGGCTTCGAATTGTCCGGGAACACTGTAATTGAACATGATGGCCGGGTGAAGGTTACCATCACCGGCATGAACGGTTTTGCAAATAATCAATCCGTATTTCTTGCCAATTTCAGCTGCACCGCTCATAAAACGACCGATCTTATCTACCGGAACGGACGGGTCATGAACCAGCTGGGCTTCACCCAGCAAACCGAAAATACCGTTAATGGCCGTTCTGGCCCACCATAACTGAGCCCTTTCCGCCGCTTCTGTGGCTTGCCGGTAACTGAGAGCATTGTTGGCTTCAAAAAACTTAATGATTTCCGCCATTTGGGTTTCCAATTCAATTTCGTAGCACGCTACCTCAACAATCAATACTGCTTCTCCTTCAGAGGGCAAATCTACGTTGAGATATTTAATCAAAGACTTAACAATAACATCATCCATAATTTCCAAACTGGCAGGCAGGATTCCATGAGCGATAATCTCGGAAACCGCATTCCCGGCATCCTCAAGACTGCCAAAGACTGCCAGCAGTGTTCCTACTGCCTCCTGGCACCTGGTGAGACGCACCATGGCCTTGGTTATGACGCCTAGAGTACCCTCTGAACCGCAAAACAGGTTGGTAATATCAGGGCTTTGGTACTCCTGATCCATTTCCCCTGTATAGACCACATCGCCGTTAGCCAGGACTATTTCCAAGCCGGTAATATGGTCCCTGGTATTACCATACTTGACACAGTGCATGCCGCCGGCATTTTCAGCAATGTTACCGCCTAACATGGAGGCTCTTTGGCTGGCAGGATCAGGGGCAAAGAAATATCCATATTTTTCCAATTCATGCT
It includes:
- a CDS encoding FAD-binding protein, whose protein sequence is MDVPGLVRQLSKIVGKKNALTEKADLETYGYDSSIYFHLPQVVVLPESTEQVSQIIKLANAYKVPVVARGGGTSLSGGAVPIQGGIVIATSRMNKVLEVDVINERAIVQPGITNLDLQHELEKYGYFFAPDPASQRASMLGGNIAENAGGMHCVKYGNTRDHITGLEIVLANGDVVYTGEMDQEYQSPDITNLFCGSEGTLGVITKAMVRLTRCQEAVGTLLAVFGSLEDAGNAVSEIIAHGILPASLEIMDDVIVKSLIKYLNVDLPSEGEAVLIVEVACYEIELETQMAEIIKFFEANNALSYRQATEAAERAQLWWARTAINGIFGLLGEAQLVHDPSVPVDKIGRFMSGAAEIGKKYGLIICKTVHAGDGNLHPAIMFNYSVPGQFEAAEKASDEILQLAIDLGGNITGEHGIGLEKIRFMPWQFSATELNFMKRLKLTFDPEQILNPGKIFEMSEP
- a CDS encoding FAD-binding oxidoreductase, which translates into the protein MTDYLTNSEGQLCPQWKDLGVSRIFYPYNSQEVEQLVQEAKGNGYNIVPAGNGTRLARHFKDKCPNTVIISVAKMDKILDISPNNLTVTVEPGLSLSQLQETLKKFNLWLPAKYIDDNRTLGGLVAENKDSYLKYAYRNIGDYILGIAFVNGDGELIRSGGKTVKNVSGYDFSRVLNGSRGTLGIITEITFKLQPRPLQECTLLFSLKELPQAAMILDQVKNIGAPLVACHLYSLGQDSGCDGCRYPKAVMAVSMEGSKPVIEDFFNKLHQIARVHGLDLQNMETSEYWCKYTGAYRQVSQLDQLIGSFSKKQLPLVMDKFSKLAAVQLAGMFIDLGAGSFQLFFTGVSSIKSTIDYLVQEAEGAITPDRGEYKPHPLFSTLKKCMDKDNCFFKNNRFLYLA
- a CDS encoding (Fe-S)-binding protein; translation: MDYKLIKQELGKCNKCGFCQEVCPTFKVDGREGTVARGRIWLVKGLEQGKFAWGRDKSVNEYIGNCLLCRACVSNCPASVETDKIMMYARSQAGAQVGFPLYYRLAYRAGLSNKRNLKVGTKVMRFYQKSGIKWLVNKSGVLNLMGQLKGMEERMPVIPPKSFRDMLYELVHDLPQPRYKVGVFVGCATNHFFSQVAASAVRVLQKLNIGIVVPEVQCCGGPHQSAGDFEEAKRLAKLNIDYFLNQEIKYVTTDCATCGSALLEYGELLAGDPDYAEKARLFSSMVIDLNKLLVSEQKTWEAMPLKQVNCRVTYHEPCHLVRGQKITEEPRTVITSVPGVELVEMKDSNRCCGGAGAYEFFHQNLSGKILAQKIQNIKDTKADTVVTCCPACMMQISYGLRKENLPLQVMHPVQLLEKALS
- a CDS encoding sigma-54-dependent Fis family transcriptional regulator yields the protein MEAWEKFIFQGEIDSCIRPVIRESWKRCLQMSVDPFSRQIAHILTEREFKLVVSRNEHLMRVARPYINLLYGYVKGSGFVIFLTDKDGIVLILTGDQEQLEFHRRINLMERAIWTEKEAGTNAVGTAIVEQKPLQVVGGEHFCAIQHGITCSGCPIFGPEGEFLGVLNMSASSESVNPHTLGMVVASAKAIENQLKIEKALENAKLANTVMKNTLEAVPKGIVTVDAFGNITQINSKGIELLNYKGEGATGKSLLDMHPEFSTVLELVKKGSIESMEVVLEEKGSRIQLSVGGNSFFAQDGSYQGAVLTLEEQEQLFHLVNSIEGNRAEFNFNAILGNHPKMMRAKEIAKTAALTNSTVLLLGESGTGKELFAHAIHQASRRKGPFIAVNCSAIPRSLIESELFGYEPGSFTGATKTGRPGKFERANNGTIFLDEIGDMPLDLQAVLLRVLQEREVVRVGGFKPIPINVRVIAATNRNLEERIKEGMFREDLFFRLNVITIQIPPLREIISDLPLFVTKLLPQISQKLGKQVKGVSHAAMEVLSSYHWPGNVRELENVLERGVLLAQGQLIDVDDLPPNLVKNTRIVTGTGDTSSLSLQETEKKAIIQALSSEDSIVDAAKRLGISRSTLYRKMKQYGIEGFTGSDMHSH